The Candidatus Hydrogenedentota bacterium genome window below encodes:
- a CDS encoding GAF domain-containing protein encodes MAYANTILIVGHDSEPMQFLSNILVSEGFSVQTVSSGEEALRITSTYSPGLMAIETDLPDMSGLEVCRRLKNRKETRDIPVVFLASAGRNIEAAEIEEGFRLGAVDCITMPFDGRECVARIRSHFEQGRIMALSREGEARYRAIFENMAAACCLDQIVYKDGRAVDYRILDVNPAYERITGLSRDRAAGSLASELYGTGSAPFLDIYTRVAETGEAASFESFFPPIGKHLAITAGSPAKGFFSTVFLDITDKKRTEETLRQTLSELALQKGIADVLLTHPGDEAYADVLELILRHTGSPLGLFGYINDNGDLVCPSLTRHVWDCCQVRDKTFVFPRAAWGGLWGQSLLEKRTLRTNAPLHPPSGHVSLTRCIAVPIFFEDELFGLIVVANKETEYDETDESRMESVASYLAPLISIRRTRERVEEQNQRNMQRLKVLADILQYRAENRQDFLDYALEKAIGLTESKIGYIYFYDEERRQFELNTWSKDVMKECAVINPQTCYELDKTGIWGEAVRQRKPILVNDFQADHPLKKGYPEGHVRLTRFLAVPIFHQDRIVAVVGIANKSTDYTETDILELTLLMEAVWKSAETVRGEEALRRIEWLLTKKPPTADDPYAPLYGDLTELNENGLIRSSVGKDMLLDIVSEYLDLLGTSAAVYEKNGDYALGILSSGWCQFMDNASRQLCGTDDNRVALACGKWLCHESCWESASRASMASGGPVDIECAGGIHVYAVPVKAGDEIVGSINVGYGDPPRDPAKLAELAAAYGVSHEELLERAKAYESRPPFIIEMAKRRLEASARLIGEMVDRRRLEEKLFVQEQQHRALAKLAKAALENNDLQSLFDKAVVQLAEIVGTEYSKILELLPDGRALLLRAGIGWKEGLVGKATVGTDLDSQAGFTLKSRTPVIVDDLRSETRFKGPPLLRDHGVVSGISVIIGKQEAPWGVLGLHTRQRRSFTNDDVLFVQAVADILAEAVNRVRAEEEAARIGQQWQKTFDSTHDAIWILDSTQKILRCNNPTYRIFGLKPEELAGKHCWDVVHGTDAPIAECPILRARTSLRRETMELQIGTSWYEITVDPIVDADGRFNGAIHMIAEITDRKQMQEQLIQAQKMEAVGQLAGGVAHDFNNLLQGIVGYNQMILDHLPEGDRLGEFAEEVAKAAERAAGLTRQLLAFSRRQVLEMEDLDLNEVVENIMKIIRRVIGEHIRLSIIPGHRLGTVHADRGQMEQVLMNLCVNARDAMPDGGELTIETENVVFDSDYCATHAWAVPGRYVLLSVTDTGHGMEAETRKHIFEPFFTTKELGKGTGLGLATVYGIVRQHQGMIQTYSEVGKGSTFKIYLPIVERAASKIGAKIEQRAGGGNETILLAEDDEIVRNLAARILEKAGYTVQTAVNGMDALRVFRESKEKIDLVLADVVMPELGGKGLYEALHKDHPDLRFLFSSGYSVNAVHTNFVLHDGTQLIQKPYSPEALLRKIRELLESRSP; translated from the coding sequence ATGGCATACGCAAATACAATCCTGATCGTCGGTCACGACTCGGAACCGATGCAATTTCTCTCGAATATCCTTGTTTCGGAAGGATTTTCGGTGCAAACAGTATCCAGCGGGGAGGAAGCGTTACGGATAACGTCCACGTATAGTCCTGGCCTGATGGCAATCGAAACGGACCTGCCGGACATGAGCGGACTCGAAGTATGCCGCCGCCTGAAGAATCGCAAGGAAACGCGCGACATCCCCGTTGTGTTCCTTGCTTCGGCCGGGCGCAACATCGAGGCCGCGGAAATCGAAGAGGGATTTCGCTTGGGCGCGGTGGACTGCATCACCATGCCGTTCGATGGCAGGGAATGTGTCGCCCGCATACGGTCGCATTTCGAACAAGGCCGGATCATGGCCCTCTCAAGGGAAGGCGAGGCACGGTACCGGGCTATCTTCGAAAACATGGCGGCTGCTTGTTGCCTCGACCAAATCGTCTACAAAGACGGACGGGCGGTGGATTACCGGATTCTCGACGTGAATCCCGCCTATGAACGCATCACCGGCCTGTCCAGGGATCGCGCCGCGGGATCCCTGGCCTCCGAACTGTATGGAACGGGATCGGCCCCCTTTCTCGATATCTACACACGTGTTGCGGAAACGGGCGAAGCCGCTTCTTTCGAGAGTTTTTTCCCTCCCATCGGAAAACATCTCGCCATAACCGCGGGAAGCCCGGCCAAAGGGTTTTTTTCCACCGTATTTTTAGACATCACCGATAAAAAACGGACGGAAGAAACCTTGCGGCAAACCTTGTCCGAACTGGCCCTGCAAAAGGGCATTGCCGACGTCCTGTTGACGCATCCGGGCGACGAGGCCTACGCGGACGTCCTGGAACTAATCCTGCGGCACACAGGAAGCCCGCTGGGCTTGTTCGGTTACATCAACGACAACGGCGATCTGGTCTGTCCCTCGCTTACCCGTCATGTTTGGGATTGTTGCCAGGTTCGGGACAAAACCTTCGTGTTTCCGCGCGCGGCATGGGGCGGTCTTTGGGGGCAATCCCTGTTGGAAAAACGGACCCTGCGAACCAATGCGCCGTTGCATCCGCCATCCGGTCATGTGTCGTTGACGAGGTGCATTGCGGTTCCCATTTTCTTTGAAGACGAACTGTTTGGATTGATTGTCGTGGCGAACAAGGAGACGGAATACGATGAAACCGACGAAAGCCGGATGGAATCCGTCGCTTCCTACCTGGCGCCTTTGATCTCCATTCGCCGGACGCGCGAACGAGTCGAGGAACAGAACCAACGAAATATGCAGCGCCTGAAAGTACTGGCGGACATTCTGCAATATCGCGCCGAAAACCGGCAGGATTTCCTCGATTATGCGCTGGAAAAGGCCATCGGCCTGACCGAAAGCAAGATCGGATATATCTACTTCTATGATGAGGAGCGCAGGCAGTTCGAGCTAAACACCTGGTCAAAGGATGTGATGAAGGAATGCGCCGTCATCAATCCCCAGACCTGCTACGAACTGGACAAGACGGGTATCTGGGGCGAGGCCGTCCGCCAGCGGAAGCCGATCCTCGTCAACGATTTTCAGGCCGATCACCCCTTGAAAAAGGGCTATCCCGAAGGTCATGTCAGGCTCACGCGATTCCTGGCCGTCCCCATTTTCCACCAGGACCGGATTGTCGCCGTGGTCGGTATTGCCAACAAATCCACGGACTACACCGAAACGGACATCCTGGAATTGACCCTTCTGATGGAAGCGGTCTGGAAATCGGCCGAAACGGTGCGCGGCGAAGAGGCCCTGCGCCGCATCGAATGGCTGCTGACGAAAAAGCCCCCCACGGCCGACGACCCGTATGCGCCGCTCTACGGGGATCTTACCGAATTGAACGAGAACGGATTGATCCGGTCGTCCGTGGGGAAGGACATGCTGCTCGATATCGTTTCGGAATATCTGGATCTGTTGGGCACGTCCGCGGCCGTGTACGAGAAGAATGGCGATTATGCCCTGGGCATATTGTCTTCTGGTTGGTGCCAATTCATGGATAACGCATCGCGGCAGCTGTGCGGCACGGACGACAACCGCGTCGCATTGGCTTGCGGCAAATGGCTATGCCACGAATCCTGCTGGGAAAGCGCATCGCGGGCGTCCATGGCATCCGGCGGCCCCGTGGATATCGAATGCGCCGGCGGGATTCACGTGTACGCCGTTCCGGTAAAGGCCGGCGATGAAATTGTCGGTTCCATCAACGTCGGCTACGGCGACCCGCCCCGCGATCCCGCGAAACTGGCTGAACTCGCCGCGGCCTACGGTGTCAGCCATGAAGAATTGCTGGAACGCGCCAAAGCCTATGAATCGCGTCCCCCGTTTATCATCGAGATGGCCAAGCGCCGGCTGGAAGCCTCGGCCCGCCTGATCGGGGAAATGGTTGACCGCAGGCGGCTTGAAGAAAAACTTTTTGTCCAGGAACAACAACATCGCGCCTTGGCAAAACTCGCCAAAGCCGCCTTGGAAAACAACGACTTACAATCGTTGTTCGACAAGGCGGTTGTCCAACTCGCCGAAATAGTGGGAACAGAATATAGTAAAATCCTGGAATTGCTTCCCGATGGCCGTGCACTGCTGCTGCGCGCCGGAATCGGGTGGAAGGAGGGGCTTGTCGGAAAGGCCACCGTTGGAACGGACTTGGATTCGCAAGCCGGATTCACGCTCAAGAGCAGAACACCCGTCATTGTGGACGATCTGCGTTCGGAAACGCGTTTCAAGGGCCCGCCCCTGCTTCGCGATCACGGAGTGGTCAGCGGCATCAGCGTGATTATCGGCAAGCAGGAAGCACCTTGGGGCGTGCTCGGCCTGCATACCCGGCAACGGCGATCGTTCACAAACGACGATGTGCTTTTCGTGCAAGCGGTGGCCGATATCCTGGCCGAAGCGGTAAACCGGGTCCGCGCCGAAGAAGAGGCGGCCCGGATCGGCCAACAATGGCAGAAGACCTTCGATTCGACCCACGACGCCATCTGGATTTTGGATTCCACCCAAAAAATACTGCGATGCAATAATCCTACCTATCGGATTTTCGGTCTGAAGCCCGAAGAATTGGCGGGCAAGCATTGCTGGGACGTCGTCCACGGCACAGACGCTCCAATTGCGGAATGCCCAATACTTCGGGCACGCACAAGCCTGCGGCGTGAAACCATGGAATTGCAAATAGGCACATCATGGTACGAAATCACCGTGGATCCGATTGTGGATGCCGATGGCCGTTTCAATGGCGCGATTCATATGATTGCCGAGATCACCGATCGCAAACAGATGCAGGAACAGTTGATACAGGCGCAGAAGATGGAGGCGGTGGGTCAGTTGGCCGGCGGCGTGGCGCACGATTTCAACAACCTCCTGCAGGGGATCGTGGGATACAACCAGATGATACTCGACCACCTGCCGGAGGGAGACAGACTGGGCGAATTCGCCGAGGAAGTGGCCAAGGCCGCCGAACGCGCCGCGGGCCTGACCCGGCAACTGCTGGCCTTCAGCCGCCGGCAGGTCCTCGAAATGGAGGACCTCGACCTCAACGAGGTCGTCGAAAATATCATGAAAATAATTCGCCGGGTAATCGGCGAACATATTCGCTTAAGCATTATTCCCGGTCACCGCCTGGGCACGGTCCACGCCGACCGCGGCCAGATGGAGCAGGTGTTGATGAACCTGTGCGTCAACGCGCGCGACGCCATGCCCGACGGCGGCGAGTTGACCATCGAAACGGAGAATGTCGTGTTCGACAGCGACTACTGCGCGACGCACGCATGGGCCGTTCCGGGACGGTATGTGCTGCTGAGCGTCACCGATACCGGCCACGGCATGGAAGCCGAGACCCGAAAGCATATCTTCGAGCCGTTCTTCACCACCAAGGAATTGGGCAAGGGCACGGGGCTGGGACTGGCCACCGTTTACGGCATCGTCCGGCAGCACCAAGGCATGATCCAGACGTACAGCGAAGTGGGCAAGGGCTCCACATTCAAGATCTACCTGCCGATCGTCGAACGGGCGGCTTCGAAAATCGGCGCCAAGATCGAACAGCGGGCCGGCGGCGGCAACGAAACCATCCTGCTGGCCGAAGACGACGAAATAGTCCGCAACCTCGCCGCGCGCATCCTCGAAAAAGCGGGGTACACGGTCCAGACGGCGGTCAACGGCATGGATGCGCTCCGCGTATTTCGCGAAAGCAAAGAAAAGATAGATCTCGTGCTGGCGGACGTGGTCATGCCGGAACTCGGCGGCAAGGGACTCTACGAGGCGCTACACAAGGACCATCCGGACCTGCGGTTCCTCTTTTCGAGCGGATACAGCGTAAACGCCGTCCACACGAACTTCGTGCTGCACGACGGCACACAATTGATCCAGAAACCGTATTCGCCCGAGGCGCTGCTGCGGAAAATCAGGGAATTGTTGGAGAGTAGGAGTCCGTAG
- a CDS encoding response regulator, protein MTTQATCKLLFAGASAETMHGAIEHHAGFDLKWTVNETGEMLRLTEQEHPDMVILSHGMARANLVPSIRALVERSPATRILVISRHNDSRLALRAFMAGASGFMIEDRAFEELPAALETIRAGENYLSPGIAGEDDATDNGDLAPPPEDAGAADGRVPALWRKAGDRLAARPPRALVVDDEEAIRKAFTTLLEQAGCRVVPAATADEAIAEMKREAPDIAFVDLVMPGGSGVQVIRAIRELDDTLPVIVVTGYPDSELMDQTMNYSPLFVLAKPIRMKPLLDAARSALAGRNALRLAENRP, encoded by the coding sequence ATGACAACCCAAGCGACCTGTAAACTGCTCTTCGCCGGCGCGTCCGCCGAAACGATGCACGGCGCCATCGAACATCACGCGGGCTTCGACCTGAAGTGGACCGTGAACGAAACCGGCGAGATGCTGCGTCTAACGGAACAGGAACATCCGGACATGGTGATTCTGTCCCACGGAATGGCCCGGGCAAACCTTGTGCCGTCCATACGGGCGCTCGTCGAACGGTCGCCGGCCACGAGGATCCTCGTGATTTCGCGGCACAACGACAGCCGTCTCGCGTTGCGCGCCTTCATGGCGGGCGCGTCGGGTTTCATGATCGAAGACCGCGCCTTCGAGGAACTGCCGGCGGCTTTGGAAACGATCCGGGCCGGAGAAAACTATCTCAGCCCCGGCATCGCCGGCGAGGACGACGCAACGGACAACGGGGATTTAGCGCCGCCTCCGGAGGACGCCGGCGCCGCCGACGGGCGGGTTCCGGCGCTCTGGCGCAAGGCGGGGGATCGGCTGGCCGCCCGCCCGCCCCGCGCACTGGTCGTGGACGACGAGGAGGCGATCCGCAAGGCGTTCACGACTCTGCTCGAACAGGCCGGCTGCCGGGTCGTCCCGGCGGCCACGGCCGACGAGGCCATCGCGGAAATGAAACGGGAAGCGCCCGACATCGCGTTCGTGGATCTCGTCATGCCGGGCGGCTCCGGCGTGCAGGTCATCCGCGCGATTCGCGAACTCGACGACACCTTGCCGGTCATCGTCGTCACGGGTTATCCGGACAGCGAATTGATGGACCAAACGATGAACTATTCGCCCCTGTTCGTGCTGGCGAAACCGATCCGCATGAAACCCCTCCTCGACGCCGCGCGCAGCGCCCTCGCCGGACGCAACGCCCTGCGCCTCGCGGAGAACCGGCCATGA
- a CDS encoding ABC transporter substrate-binding protein, with the protein MRIFSALLAMGLLALAVGCGCGVSKDANVIRVTRNIGGREGFRRHFDGWKAAFEKKNPGWIMELIDLGNMEGTEYYKSRIATDDLPEIVMTWEMTNFLADGGHLVPLPDSYYEKFGIALPAAYKGKRYNTQCGLQLQGIVVNKKMWDDIGVTEPPATWDAWFAAFDQLRAKGYKPLVFGGREWPASMPLFYAIASDLYDRATTPEAGTPSWTIRRDKGEISFATDPIMPKIMETMIRLVEKYVDKGALSDGYNEEQRAFYGGKGATWMMGCWMAGDIEPNKVDFDMAYWPVPSLVGRPPVFIRTSGMQSGWAVTTSATGEKLEKAMSAMELFYDPEVYQLFLDGECQFAEAAKVPVKGPRSDWPPAQRLIDDMQANLNKYGTTLGYHVALDDLPPPTMTLILARIMQEIVAGERDVNKLLKALDAEWDSARKGT; encoded by the coding sequence TTGAGGATTTTTAGCGCGTTATTGGCAATGGGCCTGCTGGCGTTGGCGGTCGGCTGCGGCTGCGGCGTATCGAAGGACGCGAACGTAATCCGCGTGACGCGGAACATCGGCGGGCGCGAGGGGTTTCGCCGGCATTTCGACGGGTGGAAGGCGGCCTTTGAGAAGAAGAACCCCGGCTGGATCATGGAATTGATCGATCTCGGCAACATGGAAGGAACGGAATATTATAAATCCCGCATTGCGACGGACGATCTGCCGGAAATCGTCATGACGTGGGAAATGACGAATTTCCTCGCCGACGGCGGGCACCTGGTTCCCCTTCCCGACAGTTATTACGAAAAGTTCGGCATCGCCTTGCCCGCCGCGTACAAGGGCAAACGGTACAACACGCAGTGCGGCCTCCAATTGCAAGGCATCGTCGTCAATAAAAAGATGTGGGACGACATCGGCGTGACGGAACCGCCCGCGACGTGGGATGCGTGGTTCGCCGCGTTCGACCAACTCAGGGCGAAGGGTTATAAGCCGCTGGTGTTCGGCGGGCGCGAATGGCCGGCCTCGATGCCGCTGTTCTACGCCATCGCGTCGGATCTGTACGATCGCGCCACGACGCCGGAAGCCGGGACGCCGTCGTGGACGATTCGCCGCGACAAGGGGGAAATCTCGTTTGCAACGGACCCGATCATGCCGAAGATCATGGAGACAATGATCCGGCTCGTCGAAAAGTACGTTGACAAGGGCGCGCTCAGCGACGGGTACAACGAGGAGCAGCGCGCGTTCTACGGCGGCAAGGGCGCGACGTGGATGATGGGTTGCTGGATGGCCGGCGACATCGAGCCGAACAAGGTGGATTTCGACATGGCGTACTGGCCCGTGCCGTCGCTTGTCGGACGGCCTCCGGTCTTCATACGGACATCCGGCATGCAATCGGGGTGGGCCGTCACGACCTCCGCGACGGGCGAAAAACTCGAAAAGGCCATGTCCGCCATGGAACTGTTCTACGATCCGGAGGTCTACCAGTTGTTCCTGGACGGCGAGTGCCAGTTCGCCGAGGCCGCCAAAGTGCCCGTCAAGGGACCGAGGAGCGATTGGCCCCCCGCGCAGCGTCTCATTGACGACATGCAGGCGAACCTGAACAAGTATGGCACGACGCTGGGATACCATGTCGCGCTCGACGATTTGCCCCCGCCCACCATGACGCTTATCCTGGCAAGGATCATGCAGGAAATCGTCGCCGGCGAACGCGACGTCAATAAGTTGCTCAAGGCGCTCGACGCCGAATGGGACAGCGCCCGAAAAGGGACGTGA
- a CDS encoding N-acetylmuramoyl-L-alanine amidase, with the protein MRVYAFCLVVALCAVEAHGGEPVYAPVEPGLVGVLRDGRQLFAECRPPKGADPAAFFARYLSNPQDAQRYKDRVAVALRFDQLNGETRRKVLLSIFRQDTVDETGWWHTVLCEGREGQESLWALCEWVTGKGTNYRVVMADKRNHAANTVLEKGQRVLIPAELLLDVMKAQADAKSAGTTGDTARASEEAPANLDALAAELTYGSDAQGPYAVYRLKSGEALYTAVVVRFTDIQGHNAVLEACDVIQRRSGIKDVRDMQAGQKILIPLDMLSNRYKPRGDKDRQEYDETIVEAKRLRKDRLRSKDLQGVVVVLDAGHGGRDRGAEHAASGLYEYAINYDIVCRVKQLLETKTQAKVYVTTKDLKRGYATSDARRFSPDNRVVVLTTPHYENEDAKISANLRWYLANAIFRAETAKGVEPRKMIFTSFHTDALFDGRLRGTMIYLPGANYRRPREEPGGGIYDRFREARECRAVTFSAAERRRDEALSRNLAEDVMESLGKKRIRRHLEGDWIRSQIRQDGGRVYVPAVLRNTQIPTKILIESANITNEIDRKNLADPSWRQTFAEAYVDALRTYFGS; encoded by the coding sequence GTGCGGGTATACGCTTTTTGTCTGGTCGTGGCGTTGTGCGCGGTGGAAGCGCACGGGGGCGAACCTGTCTACGCGCCGGTCGAACCGGGCTTGGTGGGCGTGTTGCGCGATGGCCGTCAATTGTTTGCCGAATGCCGTCCGCCGAAAGGCGCGGATCCGGCGGCCTTTTTCGCCCGATACCTTTCCAATCCGCAGGATGCGCAACGATACAAGGACCGCGTGGCGGTTGCTCTTCGTTTCGATCAGTTGAACGGGGAAACGCGGCGGAAGGTTCTGTTGTCCATTTTCAGGCAGGACACCGTGGACGAAACGGGCTGGTGGCATACGGTGTTGTGCGAAGGGCGCGAGGGCCAAGAATCACTCTGGGCGCTGTGCGAATGGGTGACGGGCAAAGGCACGAATTATCGCGTGGTCATGGCGGACAAGCGCAATCACGCGGCGAACACCGTGCTGGAAAAGGGGCAACGTGTTTTGATTCCCGCCGAACTGCTGCTCGACGTAATGAAGGCGCAAGCCGACGCAAAATCCGCCGGAACCACCGGCGACACGGCCCGGGCGTCCGAAGAGGCGCCCGCAAACCTGGACGCGCTGGCCGCGGAACTTACCTACGGTTCGGATGCCCAAGGACCCTATGCCGTCTATCGCCTGAAGTCCGGCGAGGCGCTGTATACGGCCGTCGTCGTGCGCTTCACGGATATCCAGGGCCATAACGCCGTCTTGGAAGCCTGCGACGTCATCCAACGCCGCAGCGGCATCAAGGATGTGCGCGACATGCAGGCCGGCCAGAAAATTCTGATTCCCCTCGACATGTTGTCCAACCGCTACAAGCCCCGGGGAGACAAGGACCGCCAGGAATACGACGAGACCATCGTCGAAGCGAAGCGGCTGCGCAAGGACCGCCTGCGTTCGAAGGACCTTCAGGGCGTCGTGGTCGTGCTGGATGCCGGACACGGCGGACGCGACCGCGGCGCCGAACATGCCGCCTCCGGATTATACGAATACGCCATCAACTATGACATCGTGTGCCGCGTGAAACAATTACTGGAAACAAAAACGCAAGCGAAAGTGTACGTCACCACGAAGGATTTGAAACGCGGCTATGCGACAAGCGACGCGCGGCGGTTCTCGCCCGACAATCGCGTGGTGGTGTTGACGACTCCCCATTATGAAAACGAGGACGCGAAAATTTCGGCGAATTTGCGCTGGTACCTTGCAAACGCCATCTTTCGCGCCGAAACCGCAAAAGGCGTCGAACCCCGCAAAATGATCTTCACGAGTTTTCATACCGACGCCCTGTTCGACGGACGCCTGCGCGGGACGATGATCTACCTGCCCGGCGCGAATTACCGCCGCCCGCGCGAGGAACCCGGCGGCGGCATTTACGATCGCTTCAGGGAGGCACGGGAATGCCGCGCCGTGACCTTCAGCGCGGCGGAACGCCGGCGCGACGAGGCCTTGTCGCGCAATCTCGCCGAGGACGTCATGGAGTCCCTGGGCAAGAAACGCATCCGCCGCCACCTGGAAGGCGATTGGATCCGTTCACAAATCCGGCAGGACGGAGGGCGCGTTTACGTGCCCGCCGTGTTGCGCAATACCCAAATCCCGACCAAAATCCTCATCGAATCCGCCAACATCACCAACGAAATTGACCGGAAAAACTTGGCGGATCCCTCGTGGCGGCAGACATTCGCCGAAGCCTACGTGGATGCGCTCCGGACCTATTTCGGCTCCTGA
- a CDS encoding DUF2961 domain-containing protein: protein MNRYVALAVLVAGWIGIVSGAAARGDLGGGLLGNLPLLKDFTAARQSSFDPSGGNADGRQDWPIQPGETRPMALIEGAGAITHIWVTIASDDPRHLKNLVLRMYWDGEEHPSVESPIGDFFGLGHGKYYQYDCLPIQIGTSHALNCFWRMPFANGARVTVTNDGPVACGAFYYYVDYEQYKRPMADAACFHAQYRQEYPCTPGQNYLLVEAKGRGHYVGCNLSIHNRADGWWGEGDDMIYVDGSEKPALHGTGSEDYFCGAWCYGPAFSNPYFGCPLRGEHARNALWNVYRYHLADPVPFTTDIRVTIEHGHANDRNDDFSSVAYWYQTEPHVPFPPLPAPDERLPGEATVHGEAGATEAEELATAIGAEEVVVQPMGGYGGEWSNGSHLWFRPDAPKNYAIPVPPAGESDAGAYKVELWYTGAPDYGTCELWVNGEKAAAWDGYDAGGVVRRKIEFPITLKAGANTMELRITGKNDASQGFMAGLDCYRISRM, encoded by the coding sequence ATGAATCGTTATGTCGCTTTGGCCGTGCTGGTTGCGGGATGGATAGGTATCGTTTCGGGCGCCGCGGCGCGCGGGGATCTCGGCGGCGGATTGTTGGGCAATCTGCCGCTGCTGAAGGATTTCACGGCGGCCCGCCAATCGAGTTTCGATCCGTCGGGCGGAAACGCCGACGGGCGCCAAGACTGGCCCATTCAGCCGGGCGAAACGCGGCCGATGGCCCTTATCGAAGGAGCGGGCGCAATTACGCACATTTGGGTGACGATCGCATCGGACGATCCGAGGCACCTTAAAAACCTCGTTCTGCGGATGTATTGGGACGGCGAGGAGCATCCGTCGGTCGAGTCGCCAATCGGCGACTTTTTCGGGCTGGGCCACGGCAAATATTACCAGTACGACTGCCTGCCGATTCAGATTGGAACGAGCCATGCCCTGAATTGTTTCTGGCGGATGCCCTTCGCGAATGGGGCGCGGGTGACGGTGACGAACGACGGCCCGGTCGCGTGCGGCGCATTTTACTATTACGTGGACTACGAGCAATACAAGAGGCCGATGGCGGACGCCGCCTGTTTCCATGCGCAATACCGGCAGGAATACCCCTGCACGCCGGGCCAGAACTACCTGTTGGTGGAAGCGAAAGGGCGCGGGCATTACGTGGGCTGCAACCTTTCGATCCACAACCGCGCGGACGGATGGTGGGGCGAGGGGGACGACATGATCTATGTGGACGGCAGCGAGAAGCCCGCCCTGCACGGCACGGGATCCGAGGATTACTTCTGCGGCGCGTGGTGTTACGGCCCCGCGTTCAGCAACCCGTATTTCGGCTGCCCGCTACGCGGGGAACACGCGCGCAACGCGTTGTGGAACGTCTACCGCTATCACCTGGCCGATCCCGTTCCGTTCACGACCGATATTCGTGTGACCATCGAACACGGCCATGCAAACGATCGAAACGACGACTTCTCGTCGGTCGCGTATTGGTACCAGACCGAGCCGCATGTGCCGTTCCCGCCGCTGCCGGCCCCGGATGAACGGCTGCCGGGCGAGGCGACGGTACACGGCGAGGCCGGCGCCACGGAAGCGGAGGAACTGGCAACCGCAATCGGCGCGGAAGAGGTGGTTGTGCAGCCGATGGGCGGTTACGGCGGGGAGTGGAGCAACGGCAGCCATCTCTGGTTCCGCCCGGACGCGCCGAAGAACTACGCCATCCCGGTCCCTCCGGCCGGGGAATCCGACGCAGGCGCCTACAAGGTCGAACTTTGGTACACGGGAGCGCCGGATTACGGGACGTGCGAACTGTGGGTGAACGGCGAAAAGGCGGCGGCGTGGGACGGCTACGACGCGGGCGGCGTCGTGCGGCGCAAGATCGAATTTCCGATCACGCTCAAAGCCGGCGCGAACACGATGGAATTACGCATTACCGGCAAGAATGACGCGTCACAAGGCTTCATGGCCGGCCTTGATTGTTATCGCATCTCGCGCATGTAA
- the rfbC gene encoding dTDP-4-dehydrorhamnose 3,5-epimerase: protein MPIKIQETDFPGVLFIETGCFHDERGFFSETYSAVIWREAGFAERFVQDNLSLSVKGTMRGLHYQLEPHGMGKLVRAIKGAVYDVGVDLRRGSPTFGRHFAATLKEGDNRWLWLPSGFAHGFVALEDDTMVYYKCSGMHAPEAERALRYNDPALGIAWPLAPTVVSNKDAQAPLFADAEYNFTF, encoded by the coding sequence ATGCCGATCAAAATCCAGGAAACGGATTTTCCGGGTGTGTTGTTCATCGAGACGGGATGTTTCCACGACGAACGTGGTTTTTTTTCCGAAACGTATTCAGCCGTCATCTGGCGCGAGGCCGGTTTCGCCGAACGCTTCGTGCAGGACAACCTGAGCCTGTCCGTCAAGGGGACCATGCGCGGACTGCATTATCAGTTGGAACCGCACGGCATGGGAAAACTCGTTCGGGCGATCAAAGGCGCGGTATACGATGTCGGCGTGGACTTGCGCAGGGGATCGCCCACGTTCGGCCGTCATTTCGCCGCCACGCTGAAGGAAGGCGACAACCGCTGGCTGTGGCTGCCGTCCGGGTTCGCGCACGGGTTCGTGGCGCTGGAAGACGACACGATGGTCTACTACAAATGCAGCGGCATGCACGCCCCGGAGGCGGAGCGCGCCCTGCGATACAACGATCCGGCGCTGGGCATCGCGTGGCCCCTCGCGCCGACGGTCGTGTCGAACAAGGACGCGCAGGCGCCCCTGTTCGCGGATGCAGAATACAATTTCACGTTCTGA